The Hypomesus transpacificus isolate Combined female chromosome 6, fHypTra1, whole genome shotgun sequence genomic interval TTCATTATGTTATAACAAGATGTACCAGACAGGTTTGTCATGTTAACAAGCTCAAGTGTTTAGTTAAATTGTGTCTTTTACAACTCAATTTGGTGCTTTggtacaaaaaaacaaaaacaaaaaaatatatacttaaGTCTCCTATCTCTAAGAACCACTTTAAGATTTAGGAATAACAGAACAATAAAAGCAAACATTTCCCTGTTTTAGTGCTTTCTGTCTATGAATCCCTGGCGTTTTCTGGGTATATGCTGTTGGGCATGTCCTCGAAAAGTACTTCTTGTTTCTGCTAGCAGACCCCACCCTGATCAGGAAGTGTTGAGTCTTTGGCTGTCTCCTCACAGTAGCAGCATTCCCTCTGAGGGTGTACAGGGTACAGTGTACATTTCCTTCCTGGAGGCTGGTCTGGCTTCAGTTTTGGCCTTCTCACTATCGTTCCAGGTCGGGACTTGATCCCAGACCAGCTGGCTGAAGGGTCACATCCTGGGTGTAGAACCCACAGTTCTGTCAGCTTGCCCAGCCCAGGCCTCATCGATCACAGGTGCCCACAGGTAGTGGGCACCATGCCGTGGGCGTGCCCGCTGTGGAGCAGGAACTGTCCGTCAAGGTGGTCGGCGGGGGCGACGCCTAGCCCCTGGAGTGCGCTCTCCTTGATGTGCTGGATGAAGAGattcctctcatcctctggGGTCTGGCCGTTCTGGGCGCGGACGATACAGGTGGGCCGGTGGAGGTTGAGCATGTACACCAGCTGCTGCTTCTGTTGCTTGAGCTCCTCTATCTGAGCCTTCAAATCTGCGTTCACCGTCTCCAGCTTTTCCGACTCCTGGAGAGAGGAATAAGGTTGTTTGATCATTCACTGCTCCCGTGCTTGATTTAGACACACGTTATTGAACGATACCGTTTGGATTTTGGGGAAAACCGTTGGGGTGAGGCTATTTACGAAGTAGACTTCAATGTCATTGCTTGCATATGTAACTCAACAGCTCGAAATGGGATACTGGTTGTACCTTCTGGAGACCGTctgtcttctccttcttcttgttCCTACACTTGGCAGCAGCaactttgtttctctctcgtCGTCTTTTCCTTCTGTCACTCTCTTCTGGGATTACCTGAGGGAAAACAGCTTTGTTAAAAAGAGACACAGTAGACAGTGCTCACTCTGAATCTGATCTGCCCCAATGTCTGTTGTAAAGGTTGGAACTATAGCCTACATTAAAGTATGTTATTGTTTACAGAATCGTGTTATATATTACCATAGCAAAAGGGGATGTAACTGGGACGTAGGGTAGAAAAAGGGACCATTTCTGAAGCCCTTACCTCTCTCCTGCCACTAGAGACCTCGGATGGTCGGTCCGAGCTTGAGCTCGCACAGTCACTCATGTCCGCGCTGAGACCGTGGGATAGCCGCTTGGTCTGGATGGCGAAGCGGAGCTCCTCCTTCACCAGCGGCGTAAAGCTGGTAAAATCGTCTAGGGTAAGTGTTCCCGGCGGCGAGAGGCAGGGGACTAGGGCGGACGTGCTGATGTCGGACAGACTTGGACCGGGGTGCTGAAGCATCATTATGAACCTACTGAAAGTAGACATAAACGAAAAAAGTGAGACGTCATTCTCAATGAACAACACTACCCAGATTCTGAGTAAGAACGAAACAGAAAGCTGGTcgaacaaacaaataaaaagtttGTTTTGCTGATAGGCAAGCCAAGTGCTTTCACACGCCTAAATGATGTGGGCACCGAGGCTACATCTTTTGGCGAATCACGCTATTCAAGTGAATCCCCTATTATTTTACCATGCAGGCTAATCATCAAGACTCATAacctagctacagtagcctacacattATTCAGTCAGACTTTTTGAACAGCTAACCGCCTAGAAAAACTGCACCGACCGCACCAAAACTACAACATTTAAGGAAACAGAAAACTAAATGATTGGGAATAATCAACCGATGCGTTATATTCTATTAAATAAACACTAGTTTAAttgacaaaaatatatataaacgaTAAAATGAACATTTTAGGCTACTATGAACAGCACAGCTGTAGCGTAACATTAAATCCCGAGTGAGTCGCCTAAAGCGCCTGTCCCAGGTCGACTCCGATTCACTTTAAAAACTAATTCCACCGTAGAACACAGAAAACAAACTTACCAGATTAAAGATTTCAGTGGATCTGTTGAAAAGCCTTTATTGGACACAGGCTGGTTGTGAATCTCTTCTGTTGACTAAGAAAGTTACAGTTGCCGCTGTAACGTTGCATCACCCGTTTATATAGACCGTTCGCTTGCTCTGGCATTTTACTAGCACGGTGGGCAGGTCAAAGTGACGTCATCCTATTTATAGATCGGAGGCTTATTTGCAATGATGCAATCCCACAAGCCCGACGGGTGTCCCATAGAGCACCagtctcagcccccccccccccccctaactcaCACGGCCCCTAACATTCACACTAGTTTACAAATAAATAGATTGTTGTTcaattaataaaataaagtatATAGGCTAGGAGCTGAGTAACAGTGTGTTCCCATAGATTTGATTACAGTACAGGCTAATTTGATACTGAAAAGCTATCTTAGGCTACTACGCAGATGTAAGCAAATGATGACAATAGTGTAGGCTATTGATGTAGGCTACTGAACAAACAGTTGGGAGCCGACAGCCTTCTGGTTAGTTTTTAACATGTCTGTAGGGACGTCCAACAAACACGTTTATGTAAGTGTAAAAACGTAAAACTTATGAAACCCAACTCATTGAGTTCAGATGTAGCGCAGTGAACCGTCCGGCTTGTCTGTTTGTCATTGCGCAGTAGGCCTATAAAATCATATGGATAGTTGGCAGAAAGGGGCTAACAGGTTCTGCATTCCTCCGCTGTGTGCGAAGAAAAACTCTCCGTCCGTGGCTAGCCACGCCCCTCCCAAATAAACCCTTAGGCCTACCTTTTTCTTAAAATCACCCCTTGCCCCACAACAACCATACACACCTTACCAAGGAATTACAAATAAATATGTTGACTTTCCATATGATAGAACAGGACGCCATATCTGAAAGTCCATTGCATATCTCGTCAGCGGGGAACTTCAAAGTAGGCCTAGTCTCGTTGTATAGCCATAGGAAACACTTTAGTCTTTAAATTGGAGTCCCCGAAACCTTAGATAAGCCCCGCCATCAAACCGGTCTGACAGTGAGGAAAACGCAGGCTTTGATAAGATATAGCTTATCATGTCTGTTCCACTTACACAAACTGTCCCAACCCTTCAGAACCACCTGCAGGATTCACCTCGCACTTGCGAGGCAGTGTTTTCACAAACTGACCCTGCACCGCCTCTAAAGAAGAGGTGAGAGAATCAATTAAGCCAGCAATACCCTAGCCTAGGCCTACAGGCCtcggctaggctaggctaattgTTTTCACGGGGGTTAAATATGTCCTTTCACGGGG includes:
- the atf3 gene encoding cyclic AMP-dependent transcription factor ATF-3 gives rise to the protein MMLQHPGPSLSDISTSALVPCLSPPGTLTLDDFTSFTPLVKEELRFAIQTKRLSHGLSADMSDCASSSSDRPSEVSSGRREVIPEESDRRKRRRERNKVAAAKCRNKKKEKTDGLQKESEKLETVNADLKAQIEELKQQKQQLVYMLNLHRPTCIVRAQNGQTPEDERNLFIQHIKESALQGLGVAPADHLDGQFLLHSGHAHGMVPTTCGHL